The Coffea arabica cultivar ET-39 chromosome 1e, Coffea Arabica ET-39 HiFi, whole genome shotgun sequence genome has a window encoding:
- the LOC113688779 gene encoding mannan endo-1,4-beta-mannosidase 5-like: MRQSMASCSRRISHLFGLAAALLALLSLVLACEASGSTVPRNGAGFVRTQGPRFVLNGSPFLFNGFNSYWLMHVAADPKERYKVSEVLRDASAAGLSVCRTWAFGDGGDRALQISPGIYDERVFQALDFVISEANKHGIRLILSFVNNYNDFGGRGQYAQWARNAGAHVNSDDDFYRLPTIKGYYKDHIRRVVTRFNTITRISYRDDPTIMAWELMNEPRCQADYSGRTVNEWTQEMASFVKSLDRKHLLEIGMEGFYGDTMPEKKQLNPGYQVGTDFIGSNLLRDVDFATIHAYPDQWLSGKDDKAQLVFMQRWMSSHWEDSRTILKKPLVIAEFGKSSRDPGYSLSARDDYMSNVYRITYGFARSGGTMSGSLIWQLMAQGMDSYDDGYAVVLGRNPSTTAIMSRQAHAMSALSHLLAGADDAHSHARGQAHPRLMNHRHP, from the exons ATGCGGCAATCAATGGCAAGTTGTAGTAGAAGAATAAGCCATCTTTTTGGACTAGCTGCTGCACTACTAGCGCTGCTGTCACTAGTTCTTGCTTGTGAAGCTAGCGGTAGTACGGTTCCAAGAAATGGTGCAGGATTTGTTAGGACTCAGGGTCCTCGTTTTGTTCTgaatgggtcaccatttctcTTCAATGGATTCAATTCCTATTGGCTGATGCACGTAGCCGCTGACCCTAAAGAGAGGTATAAAGTGTCTGAAGTGTTGAGAGATGCCTCCGCTGCCGGTCTCTCGGTATGCAGAACCTGGGCTTTCGGCGATGGAGGCGACCGTGCACTTCAAATATCACCTGGAATTTATGATGAACGTGTTTTTCAG GCGCTGGATTTTGTGATTTCTGAGGCAAACAAGCATGGAATTCGTTTGATATTGAGTTTTGTGAACAATTACAATGACTTTGGGGGTAGAGGGCAGTATGCTCAGTGGGCTCGAAATGCAGGAGCGCACGTCAACAGTGACGATGATTTCTACAGGCTTCCCACCATCAAAGGTTACTACAAAGATCACATCAGG AGAGTGGTGACAAGGTTCAACACAATTACAAGAATTTCGTACAGGGATGATCCCACAATCATGGCATGGGAACTCATGAACGAGCCCCGCTGCCAAGCTGATTACTCCGGAAGGACGGTCAAT GAATGGACTCAAGAGATGGCAAGTTTCGTGAAGTCATTGGACCGGAAGCACTTGCTGGAGATTGgcatggaaggattttatggagacaCAATGCccgaaaagaaacaattaaatCCTGGTTACCAAGTTGGAACAGATTTCATAGGCAGCAATCTCCTCAGGGACGTTGATTTCGCCACCATCCATGCATATCCAGATCAATG GTTATCTGGAAAAGATGACAAAGCACAATTGGTATTTATGCAGAGGTGGATGTCAAGCCACTGGGAAGACTCGAGGACCATACTGAAAAAGCCGCTAGTCATAGCGGAATTTGGCAAGTCCAGTAGAGATCCAGGCTACAGCTTGAGTGCGAGAGACGATTACATGAGCAACGTGTACAGAATAACATACGGCTTTGCAAGAAGCGGAGGAACCATGAGCGGAAGCTTAATATGGCAGCTCATGGCCCAAGGAATGGATTCGTACGACGACGGATACGCTGTTGTCTTAGGCCGGAATCCTTCAACCACCGCAATCATGTCCAGACAAGCCCATGCCATGAGTGCTCTGTCCCATTTGCTCGCCGGAGCTGACGATGCCCACAGCCACGCCCGCGGTCAGGCTCACCCAAGATTGATGAATCATCGTCATCCTTAG
- the LOC113700598 gene encoding MDIS1-interacting receptor like kinase 2-like — MDLNNNKFFGQLPWNWSGYLNLTALGISKNNLTGRIPTGLGEVSRLQKLYLSSNHLHGKIPSSLGKLTLLLELKLDSNDLSGNIPSEIGQMSRLLNLSLSANNLSGSIPEQIGNCTQLLDLNLSQNALVGNIPSQIGSLPSLATLDLSQNMLESKLPLELGEMKSIETMNLSHNRISGSIPKSFDHCFSLISIDISYNQLEGPLPNISSFQKAPFDSLRNNKGLCGSVSGLKPCSQSTQKNTSRRTTKRMIFLIVAPILATIFLLVVVVGIFIRARPHTRSLENKPQEFTRNMFSAWSFDGKMVYENIIDAIENFDPKYCIGAGGFGSVFRAELPNGQVVAVKKLHGMDDGALRRPKDFANEIRALTNIRHRNIVKLYGFCSNVQHTFLVYEYLEGGSLMHLLSNDETAAKFEWIKRVSIVKDVANALSYMHQNCSPSIIHRDISSKNILLDSEYQAHISDFGTARILRPDSSHWTSFAGTYGYAAPELAFTMEVNEKCDVYSFGVLVLEVIMGKHPGDFILSTLSASSSTSTAYDILLKDIVDPRLSSPSKQESKQVTLVAKLALSCIEPNPLLRPTMKQVCVQLLKEIPSQFNVFPIVTIGQLLDLQMTNV; from the exons ATGGATTTAAACAATAACAAATTTTTTGGTCAGCTGCCTTGGAATTGGAGCGGCTATCTGAATTTGACAGCGTTGGGAATCTCGAAAAATAATCTTACTGGCAGAATACCAACTGGGCTTGGAGAGGTATCTCGTCTGCAAAAACTTTATCTCTCTTCAAATCACTTGCATGGGAAGATCCCTAGCAGTTTGGGGAAGTTGACTTTGTTGCTTGAGCTTAAGCTGGATAGCAACGACCTTTCAGGCAATATACCATCAGAAATTGGTCAGATGTCTAGACTCTTAAATCTTAGTTTGTCGGCCAATAATCTTAGTGGCTCAATTCCAGAACAAATAGGCAATTGCACACAACTGCTGGATTTAAACTTGAGCCAAAATGCACTCGTCGGAAATATTCCTTCTCAAATAGGAAGTCTTCCCTCACTCGCAACTCTTGATCTCAGCCAAAACATGCTGGAATCAAAATTGCCACTAGAGCTAGGCGAGATGAAAAGCATTGAGACGATGAATCTTTCGCATAATAGGATATCAGGTTCCATCCCAAAAAGCTTTGATCATTGCTTCAGTTTGATTTCCATTGATATATCCTACAATCAGTTGGAAGGTCCTCTCCCCAACATTAGTTCATTTCAAAAAGCTCCATTTGATTCCCTGAGAAACAATAAAGGTTTATGTGGCAGTGTTTCTGGATTGAAACCTTGCTCTCAATCAACTCAAAAGAACACTAGTAGAAGGACAACTAAAAGAATGATCTTTCTAATTGTTGCTCCAATACTAGCAACCATATTTCTTTTGGTTGTGGTTGTGGGCATCTTCATTCGTGCAAGGCCACATACGAGAAGCCTGGAGAATAAGCCTCAGGAATTTACTAGAAATATGTTCTCTGCCTGGAGCTTTGATGGGAAAATGGTCTATGAAAACATCATTGATGCAATAGAGAATTTCGACCCCAAGTATTGCATTGGAGCAGGAGGATTTGGAAGTGTATTTAGAGCAGAGTTACCAAATGGTCAAGTGGTGGCGGTCAAGAAACTTCATGGAATGGATGATGGTGCCTTGAGGAGACCAAAAGATTTCGCCAATGAGATCCGTGCACTGACAAATATAAGGCATCGCAACATTGTGAAGCTGTATGGATTCTGTTCAAATGTACAACACACTTTCTTGGTTTATGAATACTTGGAAGGGGGAAGCTTGATGCACTTGTTGAGCAATGATGAAACAGCAGCCAAGTTCGAATGGATCAAGAGGGTAAGTATTGTTAAGGATGTGGCAAATGCATTATCTTACATGCACCAGAATTGTTCGCCTTCCATAATTCATCGAGATATATCTAGCAAAAATATTTTGTTAGACTCTGAGTATCAAGCCCATATTTCTGATTTTGGTACTGCAAGAATCTTGAGGCCTGATTCATCTCATTGGACTTCATTTGCTGGAACTTATGGATATGCTGCTCCAG AACTTGCTTTTACCATGGAAGTAAATGAAAAATGTGATGTTTATAGTTTTGGAGTATTGGTTTTAGAAGTGATCATGGGTAAGCATCCAGGTGATTTCATATTGTCCACATTGTCGGCATCATCATCCACTTCAACAGCATATGATATACTGTTGAAAGACATTGTGGATCCTCGACTTTCATCTCCCAGTAAGCAAGAGTCGAAACAAGTGACCTTGGTGGCAAAGCTGGCATTGTCATGCATAGAACCCAATCCTCTGCTAAGGCCAACAATGAAGCAAGTGTGTGTCCAACTGTTAAAGGAAATACCATCTCAATTCAACGTATTCCCAATAGTTACAATTGGACAACTTCTGGACCTGCAAATGACAAATGTTTGA